In Caldilineales bacterium, the genomic stretch AATCGTCGGCCGTCACCCGGCCAAATGGCTCCGGCGTAGGGGCGGGCGTGTCGGTGGGCAGGGGGGGAGGCGTGTCGGTGGGTGGAGCCACGGCTGGCGCTGAAGCCGCCGCGACGGTAGGGCGCGGCGTTGGCCTGACCGGAGTAGGTTGCTCCGGCGTCTCGATCTGCCCGGCAGGCACTGACCCTGCTCTGAGAGTGGGTTCAAGCTCTAAAGACGGGCTTCGGAACAGCAGGGCCGCCAGCACGATCACCAAAACCAGCCCGGCAGCCAGGCCGCCCCACAGCAGAGCGCGGTGGTTAGCTTTGGGCGGAGCCGACGCTAACGTCATGATGCGCCCAGTCATGGCCGCTTGCAGCGCCCGCGCCATCTCTCCGGCGGAATGGAAGCGCTGCGCCGGGTCTTTAGCCAGCGCCCGCGCCATCACCGCCTCCACTGCGGACGGCAGATCAGGAACGAAACTGCGCAGCGGCGGCGGCGCTTCGTGCACCTGTTTGTACAACAGCGCCGGCGTGTTATCGGCCTCGAAGGGCACGCGCCCTGCCAGCATTTGATAAAGCACCAGCCCCAACGAGTAGACGTCGCTCGCCGGCCCTACCGGCTTCCCGCTTGCCTGCTCCGGCGACATATAGGCCGGCGTGCCCATCATCATCCCCGACTGCGTGAGCTGCGCCCCCGTCAGCGCCTTGGCGATGCCGAAATCCATCACCGTGGCGTGATCACCTGGCCCCACGAATATGTTGGCCGGTTTGATGTCGCGATGCACCAGCCCCTGCGCGTGGGCATAATCCAGCCCCGCCGCCACCTGACCCACGAGATGCGCCGCTCTTGCCAAAGGCAGCCGTCCCACTCGCTGGATCAGGCTATGCAACGACTCGCCTTCCAACTTCTGCATGACGATGAAATAGACGCCGTTCTGTTCGCCCACGTCGTAGATGGCGACGATGTTGGGGTGATTCAAGCGGGCGGCGGCGCGGGCCTCGTGCAGAAAACGCTGGACGAGGGTCTTGTCGTAGGTGAATTCCGGCGGCAGGACTTTGATGGCGACGTTGCGGCCCAGCGAGGGCTGGTAGGCTTCGTAGACGATCGCCATGCCCCCGCGTCCCAACTCGCGCAGGATTTGGTACTGGCCGAGGCTCTTACCGTTCAGTTCGCTCATTGCACGCTCTCACTTACAGTTGGCGTTGGGATCAGAACCAGGAGGCATATTGGGTTCGAAATAGAACAGCCGCGCTTCCGACTTCTGGCTGACCCATCGGCCATCGGCCTTGCAAACGACCACAACCTCCCACCGATGAGGCCGAATGTCCCATCTGATCCAGGGCACCTCTTTGTTGATATCGACCACAACCGAGTTCCCGCTGACGCGTTTGACAGCATTACGCACCTGTGGCTGACCGGCGTTATCGGCCCAGATGTGCAATTCGAACACCTCGCCACTCTGCAAGCCTTGCGCCCAATCCCACGAGAAAAGGACGGGGCCACTACAGGTAAGGTCGGAGCGAGGCGAACGCAAGCTGACGCCCGGCAGCGAATCCTTCGCCCGGCAGGCGCCTCCGCCACCCCCACCGCCTCCACCGGCAGCCGTAGTTGGCGTCGGTGGCGCGACCACGACCTGCACCTGGTCCAGGTCGCCCTGCGCCTGCACATATTGGGCGCCGGCGTTGATCCAACCAGCGCCGCCTTGAAACTCGATCTGCCACCAGCTCCTGTCTGGGCTGCGTCCTGTGATGCGGTAGTTCTGGCCCCTACCAGCCGCGCCGATTCTGGCGTAGTTCGTGCCAGGGCCACTGCGGACATTCACCGAATTGCCAACGACGGTCAGGCTGGCAATCCTGGCAGGCGCTTTTGTCGGTGGTCGGGTGGCAGTAGCGCGCGGGACGAGGGTGGAGGTGGGCGGTTGAGGCGTGGCGGTCGGGCCAGACGCGACCACAATCGGAACTTTGGCGATATCCCCCTGCACCTGGACGAGATTGGCCGCTACCCACACCGGGTCGCCGTTCACACAGCATATCTGCAGCCAATCGCCATCGGAAGTGCGACCCAGCAGCTTTTTCACTTCGTTAGCCTTGAGTAGACCAACCTTTCCGTATGCCGGTCCCGGCCCGGCATACACGCTTACATCCTGGTCGCTGATGACCTGAGCCTGAGCTGTTCCTGGCGCTGCCGTCGCTACTTCTGTCTCTGGACCTTGCTGCGTCGACCTGGTCGGCGCCGTAGGAGCGGCAGTTTCGGCACTTTCAGCTACAGGCGTCGTGGCAGGCGAGGGCGTCGGCCGGCCATTGCCGGCTGTGGTCGCGAGGAAGATGGCCAGAAACAGGACGACCACGGCAGCGGCGGCGGCGATGATAGCCCAGGATGGCAGCTTGCGGGCTGGCGCAACCACAGGAGGCGCACCCTTAGGCGCCAATTGTGTTTGGGCAGGGTTGTAAGCCGTGAATCTGCCCACGCTTTTCAAGGTGGCGGCAAACTCCGCTGCGGTGTGGAAGCGTTGCGCCGGTTCCTTCGCCAACGCCTTTGCCACCACGCCCTCGATGCCGGGCGGTAGATCGGGTGCAAATTGGCGCAGGGGCGGAACACTTTCATGGACGTGTTTGTAAAGCAACGATGGAGTGCTGTTGGCCTGGAAAGGCACGCGGCCGGTCAACATCTGGTAGGTCACCAGGCCGAGGGCGTAGATGTCGGAAGCAGGACCGGCCGGCTCGCCCTTGGCCTGTTCCGGCGACATATACTCTGGCGTGCCCATCATCGTCCCGGTTTGGGTCATCTTCGTCCCTTCTGCGGCCTTGGCGATGCCGAAATCGGTCAGGGTGGCGTGGTCGCCGGGGCCGACGATGATGTTGGCGGGCTTGATGTCGCGATGGACGATGTTGTGGGCATGGGCATAATCCAGCGCGGCTGCCACCTGGGTCAGGATGTAGCTCGCGCGCTCAGGCGGCAGCCGCCCCGCCTTCTGGATCAGGTTGTGCAATGACTCGCCCTCCAGCTTCTGCATAACGATGAAGTAGTAGCCGCCCTGCTGGAGCACATCGTGGATAGCAACAATGTTGGGATGCTCGAGCCGGGCGGAGGCGCGGGCTTCGTGCAAGAAACGCTGAATGAAAGACTTGTCGTGGGTGAATTCCGGCGGCAAGACTTTGATGGCGACCGTGCGCCCCAGCGAAGGCTGGTAGGCCTCGTAGACGACAGCCATGCCCCCGCGCCCGATCTCGCGCAGGATTTGATATTGGCCAAGGGTTTTGCCGGTGAGGTCTGTCATGGTGTGCTCCTCATAGAAGCAGCGTCCTTCATCACGAATGAGACGAATGGATGAATAGTACTACAACCGCATTTGGAGAAAAAGAGGAAAACACGAAGGCTCAAAGACCACAAAGGTGACACAAAGGCAGCGATAAATAACATTGCTTTGTGTTTTCTTTGTGATCTTCGTGTCTTTGTGTTAAGTACGGTTGTAGTAGCACGAATTGATTTTGGAAAGCAATTTTCGACTTGCTTATACCGCAATAATGCAGCACAGCGTGCGGGAACCTGCTTCCAGCAGGTTTTCACGGTAGCAGCCTGGCGGTTTCAACCCCAGGCGTGGTCGCTCGAACCCATCGCCATGAGCTGCCCACAGTCCGTTCAGTGTCGCGCGATCAGCATGGCGTCTGATAAAAATCAACCAGCTCCCGGATATTCGCCAAATCCGGGAAGGTAACGGCGAACTGCGCGCTGCGGATGCCGGGGCCTTTCAGCCAGATCGTATAGGGATTGACCGAAAGGGCGGTAACGTTGTAGCCGCCATCGGCAGCGATGGCGAACTCACGAACATACTGATTGCGGCCAGGCGGCCCTTCGATGCGCACAACGGCCCCGCGCGGGGCGAAGGGCTGGCCCTGCCGGTTGAAGACCACACCTCCCACCTCGGCGCAACAGCCTTTGTGTGGCTCGTAGTGGCGCAATTTGGGTTGAAAGCAAAGCGCTGGCGGTGGGGGTGGTGCTGAGGTAGGCGATACGACCGGCGTAGGCGTGCCTTCGACCCAGAGCGTCACTTCGGGCAGATCAACGCCATCCGGGTTCTGGAGTTCGATGCCCGGCTCGAAAATGGTGTTGTCGGCGTCATCATCGCCCAATGCGCCGGTGATGAAGTAGAATTTGTCCCCCACCTTTGCGTCCGCGGTCAAATCGAACGTAACGCCAGTCGTTTCATAAGCGCCCAGGACTTGCTCCCAGAGCGTCTGATCGTTTTGCACGATGCGCACGACGACGCCATTCCCGCCCTGCCCCGCCCCCGGTTCCTTGGCCGCCCGGCCAAAAATGTGCAGCGCACCGTCATAGGGGCTGGCCCACATACGCGCCA encodes the following:
- a CDS encoding protein kinase, with protein sequence MSELNGKSLGQYQILRELGRGGMAIVYEAYQPSLGRNVAIKVLPPEFTYDKTLVQRFLHEARAAARLNHPNIVAIYDVGEQNGVYFIVMQKLEGESLHSLIQRVGRLPLARAAHLVGQVAAGLDYAHAQGLVHRDIKPANIFVGPGDHATVMDFGIAKALTGAQLTQSGMMMGTPAYMSPEQASGKPVGPASDVYSLGLVLYQMLAGRVPFEADNTPALLYKQVHEAPPPLRSFVPDLPSAVEAVMARALAKDPAQRFHSAGEMARALQAAMTGRIMTLASAPPKANHRALLWGGLAAGLVLVIVLAALLFRSPSLELEPTLRAGSVPAGQIETPEQPTPVRPTPRPTVAAASAPAVAPPTDTPPPLPTDTPAPTPEPFGRVTADDLNLRAGAGAIFPSLGKLAAGETVHLLGRNDAGDWLWVETAGGLRGWVAAQYIEAELPLAQVAVVETPVPPVCAIGVDPSLAGAYAQGRLGCAQGTSTMTWAAWEPFERGGMLWFKYNDQLYFSFR
- a CDS encoding protein kinase; translated protein: MTDLTGKTLGQYQILREIGRGGMAVVYEAYQPSLGRTVAIKVLPPEFTHDKSFIQRFLHEARASARLEHPNIVAIHDVLQQGGYYFIVMQKLEGESLHNLIQKAGRLPPERASYILTQVAAALDYAHAHNIVHRDIKPANIIVGPGDHATLTDFGIAKAAEGTKMTQTGTMMGTPEYMSPEQAKGEPAGPASDIYALGLVTYQMLTGRVPFQANSTPSLLYKHVHESVPPLRQFAPDLPPGIEGVVAKALAKEPAQRFHTAAEFAATLKSVGRFTAYNPAQTQLAPKGAPPVVAPARKLPSWAIIAAAAAVVVLFLAIFLATTAGNGRPTPSPATTPVAESAETAAPTAPTRSTQQGPETEVATAAPGTAQAQVISDQDVSVYAGPGPAYGKVGLLKANEVKKLLGRTSDGDWLQICCVNGDPVWVAANLVQVQGDIAKVPIVVASGPTATPQPPTSTLVPRATATRPPTKAPARIASLTVVGNSVNVRSGPGTNYARIGAAGRGQNYRITGRSPDRSWWQIEFQGGAGWINAGAQYVQAQGDLDQVQVVVAPPTPTTAAGGGGGGGGGACRAKDSLPGVSLRSPRSDLTCSGPVLFSWDWAQGLQSGEVFELHIWADNAGQPQVRNAVKRVSGNSVVVDINKEVPWIRWDIRPHRWEVVVVCKADGRWVSQKSEARLFYFEPNMPPGSDPNANCK